A genomic stretch from Natronincola ferrireducens includes:
- the buk gene encoding butyrate kinase yields MSCSKNRILAINPGATSTKIAIYEEETLLFKKIVEHSVKDLKEFSSIFGQYEYRLNLVLEALKEESTELNTLTAIVGRGGLLKPLLGGTYGVNEKMVDDLKRAEQGEHASNLGAVMAWNLANQLNIPAFIVDPVSVDEMEPVARISGLSDLRRISLSHALNMKAVARKVAKEMDKKYEEVNFVVAHLGTGVSVTPHKKGKMIDVNNAMAEGPFSPDRCGGLPADQLVKLCFSGKYTYEELKEKLIRKGGLYSYFGTMDVREVEALAEKGNEEANIVLDALAYQVAKEIGAMAAVLMGEVDRIILTGGIAYSQRIVNDIIKRVKFIAPIEVVAGEKELQSLALGALRVIRGEEEASLYS; encoded by the coding sequence ATGTCATGTTCAAAAAACAGGATATTAGCAATTAATCCTGGTGCAACTTCAACTAAAATAGCTATATATGAAGAAGAGACCCTATTATTTAAAAAAATTGTAGAGCATTCAGTAAAGGATTTAAAAGAGTTTTCCAGTATATTTGGTCAATATGAATATCGCCTAAATTTAGTGCTAGAAGCCCTTAAAGAGGAAAGTACTGAACTTAACACCTTAACTGCAATAGTAGGGCGTGGGGGATTGCTTAAACCATTGCTGGGGGGAACTTATGGAGTCAATGAAAAGATGGTGGATGACTTAAAAAGGGCAGAGCAAGGGGAACATGCTTCAAACTTAGGGGCTGTTATGGCTTGGAATTTAGCTAATCAATTAAACATTCCAGCCTTTATCGTAGATCCTGTTTCTGTTGATGAAATGGAGCCAGTAGCAAGAATTTCTGGGCTGTCGGATTTAAGAAGAATCAGCTTATCCCATGCTTTAAATATGAAGGCTGTTGCCCGTAAGGTAGCTAAAGAAATGGATAAAAAATATGAAGAAGTAAACTTTGTGGTGGCCCATTTAGGAACAGGGGTTTCCGTAACACCCCATAAAAAAGGAAAGATGATAGATGTAAACAATGCCATGGCTGAAGGTCCCTTTTCTCCAGATCGATGTGGGGGACTGCCAGCAGATCAACTAGTGAAGCTATGTTTCTCAGGAAAGTATACCTATGAAGAATTAAAAGAAAAACTGATTAGAAAGGGAGGTCTTTATTCTTACTTCGGTACGATGGATGTCCGTGAGGTAGAGGCTCTGGCTGAAAAAGGCAATGAAGAGGCGAATATTGTGTTGGATGCCTTAGCATATCAGGTTGCAAAGGAAATAGGTGCTATGGCGGCGGTATTAATGGGAGAGGTGGATAGAATCATCTTAACCGGAGGCATTGCTTACTCTCAGAGAATTGTGAATGATATTATAAAACGTGTTAAGTTTATAGCTCCTATAGAAGTTGTTGCTGGGGAGAAAGAATTGCAATCCTTAGCCTTAGGTGCCTTAAGGGTCATTAGGGGGGAAGAGGAAGCCTCATTGTATAGTTAA
- a CDS encoding 4Fe-4S dicluster domain-containing protein, translating to MEKIKVLTEYCKSCSLCIDVCPKKILAIGNKTNKKGYFIVICNDQEKCISCALCATVCPDVAIEVYK from the coding sequence TTGGAAAAGATAAAGGTATTAACTGAGTATTGCAAGAGTTGTAGTCTCTGTATTGATGTTTGTCCTAAAAAAATTTTAGCTATTGGAAATAAAACGAATAAAAAGGGGTATTTTATAGTTATTTGCAATGACCAAGAAAAATGTATAAGCTGTGCTTTATGCGCAACTGTTTGTCCGGATGTAGCAATAGAGGTTTATAAATAA
- a CDS encoding energy-coupling factor ABC transporter permease yields the protein MTAAFSLISIPVAPSSIHPLLGGLLGIIVGKRNTIAVFIGLLLQSVF from the coding sequence ATGACAGCAGCTTTTTCTTTAATCAGCATCCCGGTTGCTCCAAGTTCAATTCATCCCTTATTAGGTGGATTGCTGGGAATTATTGTAGGGAAGCGTAATACTATTGCTGTCTTTATAGGTCTTTTATTACAGTCTGTTTTTTAA
- a CDS encoding DUF1846 domain-containing protein, whose amino-acid sequence MKIGFDHEKYLEEQSKYILERVNNFEKLYLEFGGKLLFDLHAKRVLPGFDANAKVELLCKLKEKVEVIICVYAGDIERNKIRGDFGITYDMDTLRLIDDLREYDLDVNSVVITRYEGQPATTVFINKLERRGIKVYIHKATKGYPTDVDTIVSDEGYGKNPYIETTKPIVVVTAPGPGSGKQATCFSQLYHEYKQGRVAGYSKFETFPVWNVPLKHPLNIAYEAATVDLKDVNMIDSFHFDAYNQIAVNYNRDIETFPVLRRIIEKITGEECVYKSPTDMGVNRIGFGIIDDEVVKEAANQEIIRRYFKTECEYKKGYVDKEVFERVKLIMEELNLKEEDRKVVVPARERATRLKEECNKTEVCSAVALELNDGKILTGKRSDVMDAPAAVILNAVKYFANISDEIHLISPVILEPIRSLKSKTLGGKSTALNCEEILIALSICAATNPTAQVAMEKLSMLKGCQAHATTILSRSDEQVFRELGIDLTSDPEYPSESLYYND is encoded by the coding sequence ATGAAAATAGGGTTTGATCATGAGAAGTATTTAGAAGAACAATCAAAGTATATTTTAGAACGAGTTAATAATTTTGAAAAGTTATACCTAGAATTTGGCGGTAAGCTGTTATTTGATCTACATGCGAAAAGGGTTTTACCTGGCTTTGATGCAAATGCCAAAGTTGAACTGTTGTGTAAATTGAAAGAAAAGGTTGAAGTTATTATTTGTGTATATGCAGGAGATATCGAAAGAAACAAGATAAGGGGTGATTTTGGTATCACCTACGATATGGATACATTGCGGTTAATTGATGATTTAAGGGAATATGATCTTGATGTAAATAGTGTTGTGATAACAAGATATGAGGGACAACCTGCTACAACAGTTTTTATCAATAAACTTGAGCGTAGAGGTATCAAAGTATATATTCATAAGGCTACAAAAGGGTATCCTACAGATGTAGATACAATTGTAAGTGACGAGGGATATGGTAAGAATCCATATATTGAGACAACAAAACCTATAGTTGTTGTGACGGCCCCAGGACCAGGAAGCGGTAAACAAGCTACTTGTTTTAGTCAGCTTTATCATGAATATAAACAAGGAAGAGTGGCAGGTTATTCAAAGTTTGAAACATTTCCTGTATGGAATGTTCCTTTAAAGCACCCTTTAAATATAGCCTATGAAGCAGCAACAGTGGATCTTAAAGATGTAAATATGATTGATTCATTCCATTTTGATGCCTATAATCAAATAGCTGTAAATTATAATCGTGATATTGAAACATTTCCTGTACTTAGAAGGATTATAGAAAAGATAACAGGGGAAGAGTGTGTTTATAAATCTCCAACGGATATGGGGGTTAATAGAATAGGTTTTGGCATAATTGATGATGAGGTTGTCAAAGAGGCAGCTAACCAAGAAATTATTAGAAGATACTTTAAAACAGAATGTGAGTACAAAAAAGGGTATGTAGATAAAGAAGTCTTTGAAAGAGTAAAGCTTATAATGGAGGAGCTAAATTTAAAAGAAGAAGACAGGAAGGTTGTTGTTCCTGCAAGAGAACGTGCAACTAGATTAAAAGAAGAGTGCAATAAAACCGAAGTCTGTTCTGCTGTAGCCCTAGAACTTAATGATGGGAAAATACTCACTGGTAAAAGATCTGATGTAATGGATGCACCAGCGGCTGTAATTTTAAATGCTGTAAAATATTTTGCTAATATATCCGATGAAATTCATCTCATTTCTCCAGTTATACTTGAACCCATTAGAAGTTTAAAGTCTAAAACATTAGGTGGTAAAAGCACAGCTTTAAATTGCGAAGAAATATTGATTGCTCTGAGTATATGTGCCGCTACAAATCCAACAGCCCAAGTAGCTATGGAAAAGCTATCAATGTTAAAGGGATGCCAAGCTCATGCAACAACAATTCTAAGTAGAAGTGATGAGCAGGTTTTTAGAGAACTTGGAATAGATTTAACATCTGACCCTGAATACCCTTCTGAAAGTCTTTATTATAACGATTAA
- a CDS encoding YheC/YheD family endospore coat-associated protein, with translation MVNKWIKFSRIDKETKIIYLPIKIAEKTKDEIDIHYGLKKLKVNCIFDNELKNTGEFNNPFIIKCDKTILDALMILDTLTYQLLIKEDGIHIGPVIGFMMGEQHYYYHNRFLQDLKDAMRIYEEVGGLFIAFKTSGINWNKGYLYGLYYEFKEKRWKYSKLPFPSVIFRRTLHREDKDIEKLKKMTKGKMFNTFKLDKFQVYEKLKMNISFAKYLPPTEKLKSIQIFYNFIKKNQKIILKPNGLSRGRGICIIEAIDKDLFKIYDYRDEQKKKVYRIKDTEILKFLINNKFVMRDYLIQPYLELGNIDGNVFDIRIMMQKDAEAKWQCSGIECRVAGDGNQLTNISRGGKALTIEDTVNRAYRGKLNPEQVEKDIIAISKEFCNIMDGNNGLFAEYGLDLAMDVHGGYWFIEGNFRPAFKGFKLIDYETYYEICYTTVRYAVLLAGFKNRREER, from the coding sequence ATGGTGAATAAATGGATTAAGTTCAGTAGAATAGATAAAGAAACAAAAATAATTTATTTACCGATTAAAATAGCTGAAAAAACTAAGGATGAGATAGATATACATTATGGACTTAAAAAGCTAAAGGTAAATTGTATATTCGACAATGAATTGAAAAATACAGGGGAGTTTAATAATCCCTTCATAATAAAATGTGATAAAACAATATTAGATGCGTTAATGATTTTGGATACACTAACCTATCAATTGTTAATCAAAGAAGATGGTATCCATATAGGTCCAGTAATTGGCTTTATGATGGGGGAACAGCATTATTACTATCACAATCGATTTTTACAGGATTTAAAGGATGCCATGAGAATTTATGAAGAAGTAGGAGGATTATTTATTGCATTTAAAACCTCAGGAATTAACTGGAATAAGGGATATCTTTATGGTCTTTATTATGAATTTAAAGAAAAACGATGGAAATATAGCAAATTACCATTTCCATCAGTGATATTCAGAAGGACCTTGCATAGGGAAGACAAAGATATAGAGAAATTAAAAAAAATGACAAAAGGAAAGATGTTTAATACCTTTAAGCTAGATAAATTTCAAGTATATGAAAAATTAAAAATGAACATATCTTTTGCTAAGTATCTTCCTCCTACTGAAAAACTAAAATCAATTCAAATATTTTATAATTTCATCAAAAAAAATCAAAAGATTATTTTAAAGCCCAACGGATTATCAAGGGGTAGGGGGATTTGTATTATTGAAGCAATAGATAAAGATTTATTCAAAATATATGATTACAGAGACGAACAAAAGAAAAAGGTTTATAGGATAAAGGATACTGAAATCCTTAAATTTTTAATAAATAATAAGTTTGTAATGAGGGATTATCTTATTCAACCCTATCTAGAGTTAGGGAATATAGATGGAAATGTTTTTGATATCCGGATTATGATGCAGAAAGATGCAGAAGCAAAATGGCAATGTAGTGGTATTGAATGTAGAGTTGCTGGTGATGGAAACCAACTTACAAATATTTCCAGAGGAGGAAAGGCCTTAACCATTGAAGATACCGTTAATAGAGCCTATAGAGGAAAACTTAATCCGGAACAGGTGGAAAAGGATATCATAGCCATAAGCAAGGAATTTTGTAATATAATGGATGGAAATAACGGGCTGTTTGCTGAGTATGGCTTAGACTTAGCTATGGATGTCCATGGTGGCTATTGGTTTATTGAGGGGAACTTTAGGCCAGCCTTTAAGGGATTTAAATTAATCGATTATGAAACATACTATGAGATATGCTATACCACTGTTAGATACGCTGTTTTACTTGCAGGTTTTAAAAATAGGAGGGAGGAAAGATGA
- a CDS encoding DUF2089 domain-containing protein, whose amino-acid sequence MNYKAPSQCPICQDELHITRMGCMTCKTNLEGQFTGCKFCKLPEEQLEFIEVFIKCRGNIKDVEKELGISYPTVRNRLEGVIQALGYSIDKGEGSC is encoded by the coding sequence ATGAACTATAAGGCTCCTAGTCAATGTCCTATCTGTCAAGACGAATTACATATTACTAGAATGGGTTGTATGACATGCAAGACCAATCTGGAGGGTCAGTTCACTGGTTGCAAATTCTGTAAGCTTCCTGAGGAGCAGCTTGAATTTATAGAGGTTTTTATTAAATGCAGAGGAAATATTAAAGATGTTGAAAAGGAATTAGGTATTTCATATCCTACAGTTCGCAATCGACTTGAAGGTGTAATACAAGCCTTAGGATATAGCATCGATAAAGGGGAAGGATCATGCTGA
- a CDS encoding nucleoid-associated protein, with product MQEESPIVIVRAILHILDNSVQIPIISTKEIELEEDIIKFLENHISKVINSGQVKEGIFENTDNTIYKLCEKIASNSEEFTSITAELATNLFEIMTKNPDISPGDVVFCVFQQDNSSYMAIMKFNYKSSYIHYVMSTDEGNVNKLIKQTTTLPSYAQKLDECIIISLSDYHIKLLEKQYEINGDKDFYLSKLFMKCTFDLSNDEKFKILTKVTKKLNKKYFDEDFKKTAKLHEALADSMGECDEIQISNIAAEVFQGNHEIQNEYIDEIKKEGLKENIVNLQPSNVVNKKLKTHRLKTDSGIEINLPSGYYNNNDVVEFINNPDGTISILIKNITKIHNK from the coding sequence ATGCAGGAAGAGTCTCCTATAGTAATAGTCAGGGCAATTCTACATATCCTAGATAATAGTGTGCAAATCCCTATTATTTCAACAAAAGAAATAGAATTAGAAGAAGATATAATTAAATTTCTTGAAAATCATATCTCAAAAGTAATAAATAGTGGGCAAGTTAAGGAAGGAATTTTTGAAAATACAGATAATACTATTTATAAGCTATGTGAAAAAATAGCATCTAATTCTGAGGAGTTTACTTCCATTACTGCAGAATTAGCCACCAATCTATTTGAAATCATGACAAAAAATCCTGATATATCTCCAGGAGATGTTGTGTTTTGTGTTTTTCAACAGGACAATAGTAGTTATATGGCAATAATGAAATTTAATTACAAATCAAGCTATATACATTATGTGATGAGCACTGATGAAGGAAACGTAAATAAGTTAATTAAACAAACTACTACGTTGCCCAGTTATGCACAAAAACTAGATGAGTGTATAATAATTTCTTTATCAGATTATCACATAAAATTATTAGAAAAACAATATGAGATTAATGGAGATAAGGATTTCTATTTATCCAAATTATTTATGAAGTGTACATTTGATCTATCTAATGATGAAAAATTTAAAATACTTACTAAAGTAACTAAGAAATTGAACAAAAAATATTTTGACGAGGATTTTAAGAAAACAGCAAAATTACACGAAGCTTTAGCCGATAGCATGGGGGAATGTGATGAAATTCAAATAAGTAATATTGCTGCTGAAGTCTTTCAAGGTAATCATGAAATACAAAATGAATATATTGATGAGATAAAGAAAGAAGGTTTAAAGGAAAATATCGTAAACCTACAACCATCAAATGTAGTAAATAAAAAACTTAAAACCCATAGGCTAAAGACCGACAGTGGCATTGAAATTAATTTACCTTCTGGCTATTATAATAATAATGATGTTGTTGAGTTCATAAACAATCCAGATGGAACAATTTCTATATTAATAAAAAATATTACTAAAATACATAACAAATAA
- the vorB gene encoding 3-methyl-2-oxobutanoate dehydrogenase subunit VorB: MERVLMKGNEIIGEAAIRSGCKLFFGYPITPSTEVIEYLSKHLPPKGGTVLQAEDEIGAINMCYGAACTGSRVMTASSSPGVSLKQEGLSYSAAVELPMVIVNINRCGPGLGGLGPAQSDYFQAVKGGGHGDYRLIVLAPSTAQELYDFTMKAFDLADQYRNPVMILADGFLGQTMEPVVLKNRPEIPEFDRSWVVDGAKGRKKRILASYSLTNEIGEANNLRWEAKYNNIQEQQQHWEEFYAEDAEYLLVSYGTTGRICKSTVINARKKGIKLGLIRPITLWPYPEKAFTPYKDKVKGIVTVELNTGQMIEDVKLAVDCKMPVHLYRRQGGMLPTEDEILDFVEEQFSLLAVEGV; the protein is encoded by the coding sequence ATGGAAAGAGTGCTAATGAAGGGGAATGAAATCATTGGTGAAGCTGCTATTCGTTCAGGTTGCAAATTGTTTTTTGGATATCCTATCACACCTTCAACAGAAGTTATAGAATATTTATCTAAGCATCTACCACCAAAGGGTGGTACAGTATTACAGGCAGAGGATGAGATTGGCGCCATCAACATGTGCTATGGTGCTGCCTGTACAGGCTCTAGGGTTATGACAGCATCTTCTAGCCCAGGAGTCAGCTTAAAGCAAGAAGGACTTTCCTACAGTGCAGCTGTAGAGCTTCCTATGGTGATTGTCAACATCAACCGATGTGGTCCAGGATTAGGAGGGTTGGGTCCAGCTCAATCCGATTATTTCCAGGCTGTAAAGGGTGGTGGACACGGTGATTATCGATTAATTGTCTTAGCACCTTCTACAGCCCAAGAGCTTTATGATTTTACCATGAAGGCCTTTGATTTAGCTGATCAATATCGTAATCCAGTAATGATTTTAGCAGACGGATTTTTAGGTCAAACAATGGAGCCAGTTGTTTTAAAAAACAGACCCGAAATCCCTGAATTTGATAGAAGTTGGGTAGTTGATGGGGCCAAAGGTAGAAAAAAACGCATATTAGCAAGCTACTCCCTAACCAATGAAATTGGTGAAGCCAACAATCTCCGTTGGGAGGCCAAGTATAACAATATACAAGAGCAACAACAACACTGGGAAGAATTCTATGCAGAAGACGCAGAATATTTACTAGTAAGCTACGGAACTACTGGTAGGATATGTAAGAGTACTGTTATCAATGCTAGAAAAAAAGGAATCAAACTAGGTTTAATCCGTCCCATTACTTTATGGCCCTATCCTGAAAAGGCATTTACTCCTTATAAAGACAAAGTAAAAGGAATTGTAACTGTGGAGTTAAACACAGGACAGATGATTGAAGATGTAAAGCTTGCTGTTGATTGCAAAATGCCGGTTCATCTTTATAGAAGACAGGGCGGTATGCTGCCAACAGAGGATGAAATATTAGATTTTGTTGAAGAACAATTTAGTTTACTAGCAGTGGAGGGGGTGTAA
- a CDS encoding LysR family transcriptional regulator, whose product MDIRQLRYFIAVAENLNFTEAAKQLFVAQSAVSQQIADLEKKIGVQLFIRNKRSVKLTNAGAVLLKEAISLVNKSVEAMEKTRQAELGIIGNLNLGFLGYTEKNFLPHLIRQFRRNYPKINLHLNQFNHGMLIESLNNDELDIGFTFAFSLDNIGGLEKNRIFTETLSIVMHCEHPLANKTSIHVGDLRDERFIALHRKESPQGFNQTLMICSNNGFAPNIVSEPKLLNTVLLLVDSGMGIAILPKSLKLHSSPSLRFIDIEGEKIEYELVVAWKKANENPSIPLFLKELEFVKSQYYKDFSTITS is encoded by the coding sequence ATGGATATCCGACAATTACGCTATTTCATTGCTGTTGCAGAAAACTTAAATTTTACCGAAGCAGCTAAACAGCTATTTGTAGCACAATCCGCTGTAAGTCAACAAATTGCAGATTTGGAGAAAAAAATAGGTGTACAGTTATTCATTCGAAATAAACGTTCAGTAAAACTGACCAATGCTGGAGCTGTACTTTTAAAGGAAGCTATTAGCCTTGTAAACAAGTCTGTAGAAGCAATGGAAAAAACTCGTCAAGCAGAATTAGGTATAATCGGTAATTTAAATCTTGGTTTTCTAGGTTATACCGAAAAGAACTTTTTACCCCATTTAATTAGACAATTCCGTAGAAATTATCCAAAGATAAACTTACATTTAAACCAATTTAATCATGGTATGCTGATAGAATCCTTAAATAATGATGAATTAGACATTGGTTTTACCTTTGCATTTAGTCTAGATAATATTGGAGGCCTAGAAAAAAACAGGATTTTCACTGAAACCCTCTCAATAGTAATGCATTGTGAGCATCCCCTTGCAAATAAAACTAGTATACATGTTGGTGATTTAAGGGATGAACGTTTTATTGCCCTTCATAGAAAAGAATCACCTCAAGGTTTTAATCAAACGCTCATGATTTGTTCAAATAATGGTTTTGCTCCAAACATAGTTAGTGAACCTAAACTTCTTAACACTGTATTATTATTGGTGGACTCAGGTATGGGGATAGCCATTCTACCAAAGAGTCTTAAACTCCATTCAAGTCCTAGTCTTCGTTTTATTGACATCGAAGGTGAAAAGATTGAGTATGAGTTGGTGGTTGCTTGGAAAAAAGCCAATGAAAATCCTTCAATTCCTTTATTTCTTAAGGAACTAGAGTTTGTAAAATCTCAATATTATAAAGATTTTTCAACCATTACATCATAA
- a CDS encoding YheC/YheD family endospore coat-associated protein gives MMYIQYIESNKNDRIFLSKQSLESKEIIYKNIVLHLGCWKKEVTVEYIENFPSDTIGLSEKLTKNFILPTDLAYKVRFEGRNIYIGPIIGLLIVSKHRILTLEFLDKYKPYLTYYNDINGLVFIASSEGINRENQTMKGYYYKPNGNVNWVEGTFPYPDSLYRRIGISGAKYDDLIKHMGDKIFNTYFFNKWELWECLYPYKQTRQHLPYTEVLTDVGVLDKVLSSYGTVYLKRISGQKSRGIYKVHKSEKGYHFIDRGKKEKILCNLEEVNKFIKKIKKQNGSYLIQQAIKIKNFENRSFDLRVVLQKDESKGWGLTSMIARFGGSGGVASNIGLDGFAMLGKDAIKKVFDMNEKEVFLKQQEIINICKTACETLDQSIGHYGDLGIDVVIDENQKIWILEINKLHYHPYPIYALKDRQMYYDIASKPLKYANALAGFN, from the coding sequence ATGATGTATATTCAATATATAGAAAGCAATAAAAATGATAGAATTTTTTTATCAAAGCAGTCGTTAGAAAGCAAGGAGATTATTTATAAGAATATAGTATTACACTTAGGCTGTTGGAAAAAAGAAGTCACGGTAGAGTATATAGAAAATTTCCCAAGTGATACCATTGGGTTATCGGAAAAACTCACGAAAAATTTCATATTACCCACAGACCTTGCTTATAAAGTACGATTTGAAGGTAGAAATATATATATAGGTCCTATTATTGGACTCCTTATAGTAAGTAAGCATAGGATATTAACACTAGAGTTTTTAGATAAATATAAGCCCTATCTAACCTATTATAATGATATAAATGGCTTGGTATTTATAGCCAGTAGTGAAGGGATTAATAGAGAAAATCAGACTATGAAGGGATATTACTATAAACCCAATGGCAATGTGAATTGGGTGGAAGGGACATTTCCTTATCCCGATTCACTATACAGAAGGATTGGGATTAGTGGTGCAAAGTATGATGATTTGATAAAACATATGGGGGATAAAATCTTCAACACTTACTTTTTCAATAAGTGGGAGTTATGGGAATGTCTTTACCCCTATAAGCAAACAAGGCAGCATTTACCCTATACAGAGGTATTGACAGATGTAGGTGTATTGGATAAAGTCCTTAGCTCATATGGTACAGTTTATTTAAAGAGAATATCTGGACAAAAATCAAGAGGTATTTATAAGGTCCATAAATCAGAAAAAGGTTACCACTTTATCGATAGAGGCAAAAAAGAGAAGATACTTTGCAATCTAGAAGAAGTAAATAAATTTATAAAAAAAATAAAAAAACAAAATGGAAGTTATTTAATACAGCAGGCTATTAAAATCAAAAACTTTGAAAACCGCAGCTTTGATTTAAGGGTTGTACTACAAAAAGATGAAAGTAAAGGGTGGGGATTAACATCAATGATTGCTAGATTTGGAGGGTCTGGAGGTGTTGCATCCAACATAGGATTAGACGGATTTGCCATGCTAGGAAAGGATGCTATTAAGAAAGTTTTTGACATGAATGAAAAAGAGGTGTTTTTAAAGCAACAAGAGATCATAAATATATGTAAAACAGCCTGTGAGACCCTAGATCAATCTATAGGTCATTATGGTGACCTAGGTATAGATGTCGTAATAGATGAAAATCAAAAAATTTGGATTTTAGAAATCAACAAGTTACACTATCATCCCTATCCGATATATGCTTTAAAGGATAGACAAATGTATTATGATATAGCATCGAAGCCCCTGAAATATGCTAATGCATTGGCAGGATTTAACTAA
- a CDS encoding YheC/YheD family endospore coat-associated protein, producing the protein MTTKYRIIPNLRHQQCLLIHPTTAKKLGIEYRKLTYLRFGVNCVEVKIILSMEAAPGEVSLDNQIIENLKIPLFASYEIKIKPYEIVIGPYIGILVHKKEETLDKNINVYSNYLYDYEAIGGVILAFSVEGIQMKCDKIRGYIFNPQTQKWEKGIYPYPAAVFKRTGMGKTMRNHIHRVIGDAIFNEYILNKWETYDWLSNFAEIKPYLPDSRIYNNKGDLKIYLKLYNKVYIKPIDGSQGIGIIEVVKDNEEFIVGYIKDGQTNKKQFTQENNMWDYIESFLRKGKFIVQRGIDLVHTNGRKNDFRLLIIKNNKGIWEDYGMIARYGVEGSIISNISGGGSAELGEVFLKNTLKLSEDRAYQLRKEISTIATRVGEAIDACGINCGNLGIDMGIDEKGNIWIIEVNNKDPNHTIALDAKDRQMFYGIKRANMLYAKRLAGF; encoded by the coding sequence ATGACAACAAAATATAGAATCATTCCAAATTTAAGACATCAACAATGCCTATTAATCCATCCAACTACAGCTAAAAAATTAGGAATAGAATATAGAAAGTTAACATATTTACGATTCGGCGTTAACTGTGTAGAAGTTAAAATTATTTTATCTATGGAAGCAGCTCCTGGGGAAGTCAGTTTAGATAATCAAATCATCGAAAATCTAAAGATTCCGTTGTTTGCAAGCTACGAAATCAAAATAAAGCCTTATGAAATAGTTATAGGACCCTATATCGGTATTTTAGTTCATAAGAAGGAAGAGACATTAGATAAAAATATAAATGTTTATAGTAATTATTTATATGATTATGAAGCAATTGGTGGGGTTATATTAGCTTTTTCGGTAGAGGGTATACAAATGAAATGTGATAAGATAAGGGGGTATATCTTTAACCCTCAAACCCAAAAATGGGAAAAAGGGATTTATCCTTACCCGGCAGCAGTTTTTAAGAGGACAGGAATGGGAAAAACCATGAGAAACCATATCCATAGGGTTATTGGAGATGCCATTTTTAATGAATATATCCTCAATAAATGGGAGACCTATGATTGGTTAAGTAATTTTGCAGAAATAAAACCATACTTACCAGACAGTAGGATATATAATAACAAAGGGGATTTAAAGATATATCTTAAGTTGTATAATAAAGTTTATATTAAACCTATTGATGGAAGCCAAGGTATTGGGATTATAGAAGTAGTTAAAGACAACGAAGAATTTATTGTTGGTTATATAAAGGATGGGCAAACCAACAAAAAGCAATTTACACAGGAAAATAATATGTGGGATTATATAGAATCCTTTTTGAGAAAAGGAAAGTTTATAGTCCAAAGAGGAATAGACCTTGTTCACACCAATGGACGGAAAAATGATTTTCGACTTTTGATTATAAAAAACAATAAAGGGATATGGGAAGATTATGGTATGATCGCAAGATATGGTGTAGAGGGAAGTATCATAAGCAATATATCTGGTGGGGGCAGTGCTGAATTAGGAGAAGTATTTTTAAAAAATACTTTAAAGCTTTCGGAGGATAGGGCTTATCAATTAAGAAAAGAAATATCCACTATAGCCACTAGGGTGGGGGAGGCAATTGATGCCTGTGGAATAAATTGTGGCAACCTAGGAATTGATATGGGAATAGATGAAAAGGGTAATATATGGATTATAGAAGTGAATAATAAGGATCCTAATCATACCATTGCTTTAGATGCAAAGGATAGACAAATGTTTTATGGGATAAAACGGGCTAATATGCTATATGCTAAAAGACTTGCTGGATTTTAA